Proteins encoded in a region of the Stieleria neptunia genome:
- a CDS encoding RHS repeat domain-containing protein: MLCKPSSRRRTLQRRLARRRAGGVKSCADSKQIRSCKTLRQQTCSLDKSLTENDAPTIKFAFRYHGTQQYSITALTDSLGTIKERYAYDAYGGLSIFDGSGTARTTTAEGSRYTYTGREYDDVLDLYHYRARMYDSIVGRFCSRDPIGYEGSKLGLQGFADGRPTSGSDPLGDRWTEPEILGGGPPTGGEPGIWPHQEKNTRCIFVMNGIEPGNVPGLSSMPTNGGVLVPNVTSGQTIVSTIKNSKCCEIFVVGHQSLSLGNPGGIHASPEGAQKPYIPILPSKDGSTEKDIRDALEGNGCKGCGLFMYSCGALRLVDSNGNVVVSYTEEERDGQRQQIADSIGCSVYGGTRSMNYGKKQYDSPCRSEWGKCSLGAIYPTTPFPLIKFPSNNPIR; encoded by the coding sequence ATGCTCTGCAAGCCATCATCCCGTCGTCGAACCCTTCAACGTCGTCTCGCGCGCCGCCGCGCGGGAGGCGTTAAGTCGTGCGCCGATTCAAAACAAATCCGTAGCTGCAAAACGCTTCGTCAACAAACCTGCTCGCTCGACAAATCACTGACTGAAAACGATGCGCCAACTATCAAGTTCGCGTTTCGCTATCACGGCACCCAACAGTATAGCATCACCGCACTGACCGATTCTCTTGGGACGATCAAGGAAAGATACGCCTACGATGCGTATGGCGGGTTGTCGATCTTCGATGGAAGCGGAACCGCACGTACGACGACCGCCGAAGGCAGCCGCTACACCTACACCGGACGTGAATACGACGATGTCCTCGACCTGTACCATTATCGCGCCCGCATGTACGACTCGATCGTCGGCCGCTTCTGCTCCAGAGATCCGATCGGGTATGAGGGGAGTAAGTTGGGGCTTCAAGGTTTCGCAGACGGGCGTCCTACAAGTGGAAGCGACCCTTTAGGCGACCGGTGGACAGAACCAGAAATTCTTGGTGGTGGACCGCCAACTGGTGGCGAACCCGGGATTTGGCCTCACCAGGAAAAAAACACAAGATGCATTTTTGTGATGAACGGAATTGAACCCGGCAACGTCCCGGGGCTATCTTCTATGCCGACTAACGGAGGGGTCCTTGTTCCAAATGTCACCTCCGGACAAACAATTGTCAGCACTATCAAGAACTCAAAGTGCTGCGAAATATTTGTAGTTGGGCATCAATCGCTTTCACTAGGCAACCCTGGTGGGATCCATGCGTCTCCAGAAGGGGCTCAGAAACCCTACATTCCCATTCTGCCTTCAAAAGATGGCTCGACTGAGAAGGACATCAGGGATGCACTCGAAGGAAATGGTTGCAAAGGATGCGGGCTGTTCATGTACAGCTGCGGCGCACTTCGCCTTGTTGACTCAAATGGGAACGTTGTCGTCAGTTACACTGAAGAAGAGCGAGACGGGCAGCGCCAGCAAATAGCCGACTCAATCGGTTGCTCTGTATACGGAGGCACGAGGTCCATGAACTATGGAAAGAAGCAGTATGACTCGCCGTGCCGCTCCGAATGGGGCAAGTGTTCTTTAGGCGCCATTTACCCAACAACTCCATTTCCACTTATTAAGTTCCCTAGCAACAACCCGATTCGGTAG
- a CDS encoding tyrosine-type recombinase/integrase has product MSNLPIPTVLLSRYFNHLKMNNWSATTISRRDYVLNKFITWSSERGIESVCEITPESLAAYRRWLYHYRNERTGKPLKFCTQASYLSTVGHWLAWLTEQGWIDTDPSSNIELPKEEQRLPSSHLTIDEIETLLSSVDLTTPTGLRDRAILELFYATGMRRAELIALKLDDINHESGLAMIRQGKGRKDRVVPTGKRALGWLMKYLHDGRPALLDEDTDVIFLTSLGNAFHPVTLSQLVRSYLTAAGITKPGSCHMLRHTTATLMLEGGADLRSIQTLLGHEQLNTTQIYTHVSIKRLREVHDKTHPGAKDRPPQSDTE; this is encoded by the coding sequence ATGTCAAACCTTCCCATTCCCACCGTCCTACTGTCTCGATACTTCAACCACCTCAAGATGAACAACTGGTCGGCCACGACCATCTCGCGCCGTGACTACGTCTTGAACAAGTTCATCACCTGGTCTTCCGAACGCGGCATCGAATCCGTCTGCGAGATCACGCCCGAGTCGCTCGCGGCCTATCGTCGTTGGCTCTATCACTACCGCAACGAACGCACCGGCAAGCCGCTGAAGTTCTGTACTCAAGCTTCCTACCTCTCAACGGTTGGTCACTGGCTCGCATGGCTGACCGAACAAGGCTGGATCGATACCGACCCTTCGAGCAACATCGAACTACCCAAAGAAGAACAGCGTCTTCCATCATCGCACCTGACCATCGATGAAATCGAAACGCTACTCAGTTCAGTCGATCTCACCACGCCAACCGGTCTTCGCGACCGCGCGATATTGGAACTCTTTTATGCCACCGGCATGCGACGCGCCGAGTTGATCGCGCTGAAGCTCGACGACATCAACCACGAGTCCGGGCTTGCGATGATCCGCCAAGGCAAGGGACGCAAGGATCGCGTGGTTCCGACCGGCAAACGAGCGCTCGGATGGCTGATGAAATACCTTCACGATGGTCGCCCCGCACTGCTCGACGAAGACACCGACGTGATCTTCTTGACGTCCCTCGGCAACGCGTTCCATCCTGTCACGCTCAGCCAACTCGTCAGAAGCTACTTGACTGCGGCGGGCATCACGAAGCCCGGCAGTTGCCACATGCTCCGCCACACGACGGCGACGTTGATGCTCGAAGGCGGCGCGGACCTGCGCTCGATCCAAACGTTACTCGGTCACGAGCAGCTCAACACGACGCAGATCTATACCCACGTATCGATCAAACGCCTGCGAGAAGTCCACGACAAAACGCATCCGGGAGCCAAGGACCGACCACCGCAAAGCGACACCGAATAG
- a CDS encoding RHS repeat protein has protein sequence MSSGEIKDILQHSYTLSCLNSSVAYTCPDPAAPAKNWPSTARPYSGSNGGGPLGGLGIGFTPPPSGAGGGFPLSFPGTSLPIGSGGSCVSGGGCGSAGGFSASATIFANGQIPASTHGSPISEGARGNGSLIEAFGLDYMHWADDMTAFNENDLSVRRVMRSRNHSQFSSFGPMMFCNWDMALEISGTFNTVGYLDTINVRDPLAQIPYSLRPDIDMAAIPIDWSKLGQFSPKQPGFVKDAAIGDLDPNNPPTDDIELRRDTETITGSNFCVPLVNQCVVENWIGAEFTFELLISPTEEVWDELAAWNEDAYGNGDPGSDGTLTESYLLNNGYPGSTLTDPDNTHLLGRLTKIQFPDGRSAEISYKEWTPFDLYSSWERLFQIDTVTADSGETLSFTYGGSQVGGQWVVTGITNSDGQSVTYSYSGGKLTGVSRSDGTSSSFTYGTDSASGTSTVEIDDPVAEPGHRSKTVFLSSIVAGSSSYFTFPANLIRMITNPSDEATFAAVQVVDYSQPNGQRLSNYTYLGGGRLARLLPHGRIDMSSGVYRRVATNYETGWAMSVDTNDDIQVTGTEEPATSHQINDPYLAVGSNFNSTIKPNGVLQYHDYEDGWKVRTWFSDETFETWCRDEYGRVTRYRDRNGNVQKYEYGSSGGCTKMYVGLTDNPSNVESATAYGVTPTYDRCATNDVQTSEYAVHQWIYDDDYNSSGKVKLTAYINPLGKQTDLSYNSDGLLSQIQQPADSSGGTRPTTTYTYYSNGQLKTVTDPETNVVEYFYDSLDRLTSILYDDGTSHRYAYHASGNGYLLLSKSTDRAGTVTSYTYDAADRLISRKTATAYNDGSSETSTPDLESTETWYYLPGTSDPYEYQKDGAVTSYKYDAAGRRIQTTNYPRDGKTLTTKSVYVDSQLFNTEDPYGRKTYYAYDATDGRLIRTVAGTTPEFSLADFDAVIALTRDFSANASYVITDIVYDAEGNQIRLHDGRNMATEFEYDSRGRRTAQVADADYIDRSTLSSLSTALELRTETLYGLADRVKEVRSPRYFDSGDTYGYQKAREQWTYTDRGLVASHTVAVGAGEEAAEEFEYDLLGRRIERTDFRGKIWETHFEDCCGQTVASENPLGHGSIVRKDSLGRTVHMAAIEDYASHAASLDNPVNAKTYREVTTKYDGRGRPVARTTWLSARGTVDIDDPPIAGLGGVSASDGLTEQYLYDDNLADGSGLDSTGGVTPLMGSAAIKLGPALTQLADTVANGGAGVTLDSEAPGSARVVINPEGEVRFSISDAAGRSVMSGILDPSDSSLVTWNCNAYDATTSIGGYGTVLVSQNVNALGNSTQQLSDAAGRTIQAIDAIGEITAYTYDAAGNQLSVRDPNSVGQDCTYDALGRDLTCTDTSSDATSSTYDDDGNKITSTDAKSETTTYTFDARGRQIKQTDRLGGETEFAYLDSGQLESLTDAEDQVTSYTYNDAGQKLTETYPDHTSSTTPGNSGYGIVTFTLDPTGRTLRKQDQSGDTVTYNYDLAGRLTSRDYRTLANSPSGTVADTDTFTYDDASRMLTAASGRYSNTVTYTYDVAGRKATEALTIDSVTYTTATDYDATGQVSTLTYPDGTEVDRTYTDRGQLATIALDSTTVDTRTYDDGGRMLTSTYNNGVAETRAYNSDNTLSSISYTGAAIGNLSYGWDDNKNKTSESIAGTMSGYGFDVGISGYDDEDRLVNWERDDTNLDQSWNLSLVGDWDAFTENSSTQTRVHGDAHEIISAASQSVTHDAKGNMTVIPAVLRPGSDPLTLTWDFDNRLVSADVDNDSTDDVFYEWDALGRRVARDDGTTVSIYVQNGQQTVADYTSGTAATNPTYNYVYASYIDEPVVRDGTGGLRYYHRTQQYSITALTDSSGTIKERYAYDAYGNLSIFDGSGAARTSTAEGNRYTYTGREWDKELGLFHYRARMYDAISGRFLSRDPIGYSDSASLYEYVGSRILNAVDPAGLQTYVPIPPGHKPPTPSWPHPPGTTVPGGPHQPTNPRKPGWPIPKLPGPRQRPKQRNSKHATRTNLCVSCPNKAQRESPIPGVTSIPLGGYPVGVGGGENQIYPYPGSPPTNIGSGGALPCINTIIKCDDVVAVFHFTTGDDPSATLGNFDWRGNGCSAIICGGNDEDQSNCLAKEVMDSLSKYGIPLDGVSSLGACGVTPEGGWYQGL, from the coding sequence ATGAGTTCGGGCGAAATCAAGGACATCCTGCAGCACTCATATACGCTATCATGCCTCAATTCGAGCGTCGCCTATACCTGCCCGGATCCGGCGGCCCCTGCCAAAAACTGGCCAAGCACTGCCCGGCCTTACAGCGGCTCAAATGGTGGCGGCCCTCTGGGAGGCTTGGGCATTGGATTCACTCCACCTCCCTCGGGAGCTGGCGGTGGATTCCCGCTTTCGTTCCCGGGAACTTCATTGCCAATTGGAAGCGGCGGCTCCTGTGTGTCCGGTGGAGGCTGCGGAAGTGCCGGCGGGTTCTCCGCCAGTGCCACGATATTCGCCAACGGCCAGATTCCGGCATCCACGCACGGCTCCCCGATCAGCGAAGGGGCGCGAGGGAACGGATCGCTGATCGAAGCCTTCGGCCTGGACTATATGCACTGGGCCGATGATATGACGGCGTTCAACGAGAACGACCTGAGCGTGAGACGCGTCATGCGATCGAGAAATCACTCGCAGTTTAGTAGCTTTGGCCCGATGATGTTTTGCAACTGGGACATGGCGCTAGAGATCAGCGGCACGTTCAACACTGTGGGGTACTTGGATACCATCAACGTGCGCGACCCCCTGGCCCAGATCCCATATTCGCTCCGCCCAGATATCGACATGGCTGCTATCCCAATCGATTGGTCGAAGTTGGGACAATTCTCGCCAAAGCAACCAGGCTTCGTCAAGGACGCGGCCATCGGCGATTTGGACCCGAATAATCCTCCTACAGACGATATTGAACTGCGTCGGGACACTGAAACCATTACCGGATCCAATTTTTGCGTGCCACTCGTAAATCAGTGCGTCGTTGAAAACTGGATTGGTGCCGAATTTACCTTTGAGCTACTTATTTCGCCGACCGAGGAGGTCTGGGATGAACTGGCAGCTTGGAATGAAGACGCATATGGAAACGGAGATCCCGGCTCGGATGGCACGTTGACGGAGTCGTATCTCCTGAACAATGGATACCCTGGATCTACCCTGACTGACCCCGATAACACTCATCTTCTGGGTCGGCTGACAAAAATTCAATTCCCAGATGGGCGGTCTGCAGAGATCTCGTACAAAGAATGGACTCCGTTCGACCTCTACAGTTCATGGGAACGCCTGTTTCAGATCGATACGGTTACAGCCGACTCCGGCGAAACACTCTCCTTCACTTATGGTGGGAGCCAGGTGGGTGGCCAGTGGGTTGTCACCGGCATCACCAATAGCGACGGTCAGTCCGTCACCTATAGCTATTCCGGCGGAAAGCTCACCGGAGTAAGCCGCAGCGACGGAACGTCGAGCAGCTTCACTTACGGAACGGACTCTGCGTCCGGCACATCTACGGTTGAGATTGATGATCCGGTCGCTGAGCCAGGACACCGCAGCAAGACCGTCTTTCTTTCCTCGATTGTAGCCGGATCTAGCAGCTACTTTACGTTTCCTGCTAATCTCATTCGAATGATCACTAACCCTTCGGATGAAGCCACGTTCGCGGCGGTACAGGTCGTTGACTACAGCCAGCCGAACGGGCAGCGGCTGAGCAATTACACTTATCTGGGCGGAGGTCGGTTGGCCCGCCTGCTTCCCCACGGGCGGATCGATATGAGCAGTGGCGTCTACCGTCGCGTCGCAACCAATTACGAAACGGGCTGGGCAATGAGCGTTGACACCAACGACGATATCCAGGTCACGGGTACAGAGGAGCCTGCGACCAGTCACCAAATCAACGATCCTTACCTGGCAGTCGGAAGCAACTTCAATTCAACAATCAAGCCTAACGGAGTACTGCAATATCACGATTACGAAGACGGCTGGAAGGTTCGCACCTGGTTCTCGGACGAGACTTTCGAAACCTGGTGCCGAGATGAGTACGGACGTGTCACGAGATATCGCGATCGAAATGGCAATGTCCAGAAGTACGAATACGGAAGCTCTGGTGGCTGCACCAAGATGTACGTTGGCCTGACCGACAACCCTTCCAATGTTGAGTCCGCGACAGCCTACGGAGTGACGCCGACTTACGACCGCTGTGCAACCAATGACGTGCAAACGTCAGAGTATGCGGTGCATCAATGGATCTACGACGATGACTACAACAGCTCCGGCAAAGTGAAACTCACGGCGTACATCAACCCGCTCGGTAAGCAGACCGACCTGTCGTACAACAGCGATGGCCTGCTCAGCCAAATCCAGCAACCTGCGGACTCATCCGGTGGGACTCGGCCTACGACGACCTACACCTATTACTCCAATGGCCAACTCAAAACGGTCACTGACCCCGAAACCAACGTCGTTGAGTACTTCTACGACAGTCTGGACCGTCTGACCAGCATCCTGTACGACGACGGCACTTCGCACCGCTACGCTTACCACGCATCAGGCAATGGTTATCTGCTATTGTCTAAATCGACCGACCGAGCCGGAACCGTAACCTCCTACACTTACGATGCCGCCGATCGACTCATATCACGGAAGACTGCGACCGCTTACAATGACGGAAGCTCAGAGACCTCGACACCTGATCTGGAATCAACTGAAACCTGGTACTATCTCCCCGGCACATCCGATCCATACGAATACCAAAAAGATGGGGCGGTGACGAGCTACAAATACGATGCCGCCGGTCGACGAATTCAGACCACCAACTATCCGCGAGACGGCAAGACGCTCACGACAAAAAGTGTTTACGTAGACTCACAGCTATTTAACACCGAAGACCCATACGGCCGCAAGACGTACTATGCCTACGATGCGACCGATGGCCGACTCATTCGGACTGTTGCCGGCACAACGCCTGAGTTTTCGCTCGCCGACTTTGATGCGGTGATCGCGTTAACACGTGACTTTTCTGCAAATGCCAGCTATGTCATCACCGACATTGTCTATGACGCCGAAGGTAACCAAATCCGCCTGCATGACGGTCGCAACATGGCGACCGAATTTGAGTACGACAGTCGCGGCAGGCGAACCGCGCAAGTTGCTGACGCTGACTATATCGATCGCAGCACGCTCTCGAGTCTTTCAACTGCGTTAGAACTACGCACTGAAACGCTCTACGGCTTGGCTGACCGTGTAAAGGAGGTGCGATCACCGAGGTACTTTGACTCAGGTGATACCTATGGCTACCAAAAGGCACGAGAGCAGTGGACCTACACTGACCGTGGCCTAGTTGCCTCGCACACCGTTGCAGTCGGCGCGGGCGAGGAAGCGGCAGAAGAATTTGAATACGATTTGCTCGGCCGCAGGATTGAACGCACCGACTTCCGGGGCAAAATCTGGGAAACCCATTTCGAAGACTGTTGCGGCCAGACCGTGGCCAGCGAGAACCCACTTGGGCACGGCAGCATCGTCCGCAAGGATTCACTGGGGCGAACAGTACACATGGCTGCAATAGAAGACTATGCAAGCCACGCGGCCTCACTGGACAATCCCGTCAACGCCAAGACGTACCGAGAGGTCACGACCAAATACGATGGCCGCGGACGCCCCGTCGCCAGAACAACATGGCTTTCGGCACGAGGAACCGTCGACATCGACGATCCACCGATCGCAGGCCTCGGCGGCGTTTCGGCATCCGATGGCCTGACCGAACAGTATCTTTATGACGACAATCTGGCTGACGGCTCAGGATTGGACAGCACCGGAGGTGTCACGCCGCTAATGGGATCAGCCGCAATCAAACTGGGGCCGGCATTGACACAACTCGCCGATACCGTGGCCAACGGCGGAGCTGGAGTAACACTCGACAGCGAAGCCCCCGGCAGCGCCCGGGTGGTCATCAATCCTGAAGGCGAGGTCCGGTTTTCGATTTCCGATGCCGCCGGTCGTAGTGTCATGAGCGGTATCCTGGACCCCAGCGATAGCTCGCTCGTCACTTGGAATTGCAATGCATACGATGCAACCACCTCCATTGGCGGTTACGGCACCGTCTTGGTCTCCCAGAACGTCAATGCTCTTGGCAATTCGACGCAACAGCTCTCCGACGCTGCCGGACGAACCATTCAAGCGATTGACGCGATCGGAGAGATCACTGCATACACCTATGACGCGGCTGGCAACCAGCTCTCGGTCCGTGACCCCAACAGCGTCGGCCAAGACTGCACCTATGACGCTTTGGGACGCGACTTGACCTGCACCGATACCTCCAGTGACGCGACCAGCAGCACTTACGATGACGATGGCAATAAGATCACTTCGACTGACGCCAAAAGCGAAACAACGACCTACACTTTCGATGCGCGTGGCCGTCAGATCAAACAAACCGACCGGCTCGGCGGCGAGACGGAGTTCGCGTATCTGGACTCGGGGCAACTGGAAAGCCTGACCGATGCCGAAGACCAGGTGACCAGCTACACGTACAACGATGCCGGCCAAAAACTGACCGAAACCTATCCGGATCACACGTCAAGCACCACGCCGGGGAACTCTGGATATGGCATCGTCACCTTTACGCTGGACCCGACGGGGCGAACGCTGCGCAAGCAGGACCAATCCGGTGATACCGTCACCTACAACTACGATTTGGCAGGCCGCCTGACGTCTCGCGATTACCGCACGCTTGCCAACAGCCCCTCGGGCACAGTCGCCGATACTGACACGTTCACCTATGACGACGCCAGCCGGATGCTGACGGCGGCTTCAGGGCGATACAGCAATACGGTGACCTACACCTACGACGTGGCAGGCCGCAAAGCAACCGAGGCACTCACCATCGACAGTGTTACCTACACTACCGCGACCGACTATGACGCAACTGGCCAAGTGTCCACGCTAACCTACCCGGACGGCACGGAGGTCGACCGAACCTACACCGACCGCGGACAATTAGCCACAATTGCCCTGGATTCGACGACCGTTGACACCAGAACCTACGACGATGGCGGACGGATGCTGACCAGCACGTATAATAACGGTGTGGCGGAAACGCGTGCGTACAACAGCGATAACACGCTTTCAAGCATCAGTTATACTGGGGCAGCGATTGGGAATCTCAGCTACGGCTGGGACGACAACAAAAACAAGACCAGTGAGAGTATCGCCGGAACGATGAGCGGCTACGGATTCGACGTGGGAATAAGCGGCTACGACGACGAAGATCGCCTAGTCAACTGGGAGCGCGACGACACCAACCTAGACCAATCCTGGAATCTGTCGCTCGTTGGCGATTGGGACGCGTTCACCGAGAACAGCAGCACCCAAACGCGAGTCCACGGTGACGCCCACGAAATTATCTCGGCGGCCAGCCAGAGCGTCACGCACGATGCCAAAGGCAATATGACGGTGATCCCGGCGGTCCTCCGTCCCGGCAGCGATCCGCTGACGCTCACATGGGACTTCGACAATCGTTTGGTTTCGGCCGATGTCGACAACGACAGCACCGACGACGTCTTTTACGAATGGGACGCACTTGGTCGCCGAGTCGCGCGCGACGATGGCACGACGGTCAGCATCTATGTCCAAAATGGCCAGCAGACCGTCGCGGACTACACCTCAGGAACCGCGGCAACCAACCCCACCTACAACTACGTCTACGCCAGCTACATCGACGAACCCGTCGTACGCGACGGCACCGGCGGACTGCGTTACTACCATCGCACCCAACAGTACAGCATCACGGCGTTGACCGATTCGTCAGGGACGATCAAAGAACGCTACGCGTATGATGCGTATGGCAACCTATCGATCTTCGATGGTAGTGGAGCCGCGCGTACATCAACGGCGGAAGGTAACCGCTATACCTACACGGGGCGTGAGTGGGATAAAGAGCTGGGGCTCTTTCACTATCGGGCTCGGATGTACGATGCGATCAGTGGACGTTTTCTGAGTCGTGATCCCATCGGTTATTCTGACAGTGCAAGTTTGTATGAATACGTTGGATCGCGTATTCTCAACGCTGTTGATCCAGCGGGCTTGCAAACCTATGTACCGATCCCTCCCGGACACAAACCGCCGACACCATCCTGGCCACATCCCCCCGGAACAACTGTACCGGGCGGTCCTCACCAACCCACTAACCCACGGAAGCCTGGATGGCCAATCCCGAAGCTGCCGGGTCCCAGGCAACGTCCAAAACAACGGAACAGCAAGCATGCTACTAGGACAAATCTATGCGTTTCTTGCCCAAACAAGGCACAGCGCGAAAGCCCAATTCCCGGAGTAACGTCGATTCCGCTTGGCGGTTATCCAGTGGGTGTCGGAGGTGGCGAAAACCAAATCTACCCATATCCAGGAAGTCCTCCAACAAACATCGGGAGTGGCGGTGCACTTCCCTGTATTAACACAATTATAAAATGTGATGATGTCGTCGCTGTGTTTCATTTCACGACAGGGGATGACCCCAGCGCGACGCTTGGCAACTTTGATTGGCGGGGCAATGGGTGTTCTGCGATTATCTGCGGAGGAAATGACGAAGACCAATCTAATTGCTTGGCGAAGGAGGTAATGGATAGTCTGAGCAAATATGGCATACCACTCGACGGCGTCTCTTCTTTAGGCGCGTGCGGGGTCACCCCTGAAGGAGGGTGGTATCAAGGCCTCTAA
- a CDS encoding sulfotransferase family protein, with amino-acid sequence MPLSHFFITGCPRSGTTMLQQALNRHTDVVVPAETKYFCYFYGMPIRWQRQHVERMKSDLGIHLEAHTRVISDDEAHLRYFRGIAERCIDRSGKSGVRFFGEKTPEHANRIPLIRRVLPDSKVIYVHRDPRAVVASLLKVPWITCSPRTASLVWNKYVQFWLLHQRSPDPNTLIVRYEDLARSPRKVLRQACAFLGAEFQAEVADGTGDSQIIPERELRWKSHSLRSIDTSRIDQWKEILSDREVAQVERLTGSTMLQMGYQPETDPPYRPCLYDRALLIPESLRTASSLTYQCLLSELRFCLKTKISSAVHPNKPQQGWGQGSAGHRTRRRGSAPQG; translated from the coding sequence ATGCCCCTCTCTCATTTCTTTATTACAGGGTGCCCGAGGTCAGGGACGACGATGCTCCAGCAAGCGCTCAATCGACACACCGATGTCGTCGTTCCCGCCGAAACGAAATACTTTTGCTACTTTTACGGTATGCCAATTCGGTGGCAACGGCAGCATGTCGAGCGCATGAAAAGCGATCTAGGGATTCATTTGGAGGCGCACACAAGAGTCATTAGCGATGATGAAGCTCACCTGAGGTATTTTCGGGGCATTGCCGAGCGTTGCATTGATCGCTCGGGCAAATCAGGCGTTCGGTTCTTTGGCGAAAAAACGCCGGAACACGCGAACCGGATCCCGCTCATCCGTCGCGTATTGCCAGATAGCAAGGTTATCTACGTGCACAGAGACCCTCGCGCGGTTGTTGCGAGTCTGCTTAAGGTTCCTTGGATCACTTGTTCGCCAAGGACCGCATCTCTGGTATGGAACAAGTACGTTCAATTCTGGCTGCTGCACCAGCGCAGCCCGGATCCCAATACATTGATCGTGCGATACGAAGACCTCGCTCGATCCCCGAGAAAGGTGCTTCGCCAGGCATGCGCTTTTTTGGGAGCCGAATTTCAAGCGGAGGTAGCAGACGGAACCGGCGACTCCCAGATCATCCCAGAGCGCGAGCTCCGGTGGAAATCTCACTCCCTGCGCAGCATCGACACGTCAAGAATTGACCAGTGGAAAGAAATATTAAGTGATCGAGAGGTAGCTCAGGTGGAGCGGTTGACCGGAAGCACGATGCTTCAAATGGGCTACCAGCCTGAAACAGACCCGCCTTATCGACCTTGCCTTTACGACCGCGCACTTTTGATTCCGGAGAGCCTGCGGACAGCGTCGTCATTGACCTACCAGTGCTTGCTGTCAGAGCTTCGGTTCTGCTTAAAAACGAAGATCAGCAGTGCCGTTCACCCCAATAAACCGCAGCAAGGGTGGGGGCAAGGCTCAGCCGGTCACCGCACCCGGCGACGGGGATCGGCCCCGCAAGGGTAG
- a CDS encoding RHS repeat domain-containing protein, with protein sequence MLCKPSSRRRTLQRRLARRRAGGVKSCADSKQIRSCKTLRQQTCSLDKSLTENDAPTIKFAFRYHGTQQYSITALTDSSGTIKERYAYDAYGNLSIFDGSGAARTSTAEGNRYTYTGREWDKELGLFHYRARMYDAISGRFLSRDPIGYSDSASLYEYVGSRILNAVDPAGLQTYVPIPPGHKPPTPSWPHPPGTTVPGGPHQPTNPRKPGWPIPKLPGPRQRPKQRNSKHATRTNLCVSCPNKAQRESPIPGVTSIPLGGYPVGVGGGENQIYPYPGSPPTNIGSGGALPCINTIIKCDDVVAVFHFTTGDDPSATLGNFDWRGNGCSAIICGGNDEDQSNCLAKEVMDSLSKYGIPLDGVSSLGACGVTPEGGWYQGL encoded by the coding sequence ATGCTCTGCAAGCCATCATCCCGTCGTCGAACCCTTCAACGTCGTCTCGCGCGCCGCCGCGCGGGAGGCGTTAAGTCGTGCGCCGATTCAAAACAAATCCGTAGCTGCAAAACGCTTCGTCAACAAACCTGCTCGCTCGACAAATCACTGACTGAAAACGATGCGCCAACTATCAAGTTCGCGTTTCGCTATCACGGCACCCAACAGTACAGCATCACGGCGTTGACCGATTCGTCAGGGACGATCAAAGAACGCTACGCGTATGATGCGTATGGCAACCTATCGATCTTCGATGGTAGTGGAGCCGCGCGTACATCAACGGCGGAAGGTAACCGCTATACCTACACGGGGCGTGAGTGGGATAAAGAGCTGGGGCTCTTTCACTATCGGGCTCGGATGTACGATGCGATCAGTGGACGTTTTCTGAGTCGTGATCCCATCGGTTATTCTGACAGTGCAAGTTTGTATGAATACGTTGGATCGCGTATTCTCAACGCTGTTGATCCAGCGGGCTTGCAAACCTATGTACCGATCCCTCCCGGACACAAACCGCCGACACCATCCTGGCCACATCCCCCCGGAACAACTGTACCGGGCGGTCCTCACCAACCCACTAACCCACGGAAGCCTGGATGGCCAATCCCGAAGCTGCCGGGTCCCAGGCAACGTCCAAAACAACGGAACAGCAAGCATGCTACTAGGACAAATCTATGCGTTTCTTGCCCAAACAAGGCACAGCGCGAAAGCCCAATTCCCGGAGTAACGTCGATTCCGCTTGGCGGTTATCCAGTGGGTGTCGGAGGTGGCGAAAACCAAATCTACCCATATCCAGGAAGTCCTCCAACAAACATCGGGAGTGGCGGTGCACTTCCCTGTATTAACACAATTATAAAATGTGATGATGTCGTCGCTGTGTTTCATTTCACGACAGGGGATGACCCCAGCGCGACGCTTGGCAACTTTGATTGGCGGGGCAATGGGTGTTCTGCGATTATCTGCGGAGGAAATGACGAAGACCAATCTAATTGCTTGGCGAAGGAGGTAATGGATAGTCTGAGCAAATATGGCATACCACTCGACGGCGTCTCTTCTTTAGGCGCGTGCGGGGTCACCCCTGAAGGAGGGTGGTATCAAGGCCTCTAA